In Pseudomonas sp. ADAK18, a single window of DNA contains:
- a CDS encoding acyl-CoA dehydrogenase family protein, translating into MVLHRFLQGNRDYPDIQALGQALRDLVEEGLDQLPLPGSGQTLERFSQLAQVAGHDLSLCKLFEGHTDALAIIAELHSPLPPVGSTWGMWAAEPPTARVQVRHDSHRLLLEGRKAWCSGAAVVSHGLLTAWDEEGRQQLVAVDMHSPGVTVTQEGWHAVGMAATASVEVQFKGVIGVAVGGPGDYLSRPGFWQGGIGIAACWYGAAQRLGEALREHCARRTEPHALAHLGAVDSTLHGAGCVLRDSALQIDQQPKADARLLAQQTRACIEEAVDQVIHHVGRALGAGPYCKDPHFAQLMADLPVYLRQSHAERDLAALGQLVADQPAGRWQL; encoded by the coding sequence ATGGTTTTGCATCGATTTCTTCAAGGGAACCGCGACTACCCGGATATCCAGGCGCTCGGCCAGGCACTGAGGGATCTTGTGGAGGAAGGCCTTGATCAGTTGCCATTACCCGGTAGCGGTCAAACCCTGGAGCGGTTCAGTCAGTTGGCTCAAGTAGCGGGCCATGACTTGAGCCTGTGCAAGTTGTTTGAGGGGCATACCGACGCATTAGCGATCATTGCCGAACTCCACAGCCCACTGCCTCCGGTAGGCAGTACCTGGGGCATGTGGGCTGCCGAACCGCCCACGGCCCGGGTACAAGTGCGGCATGACAGCCATCGCCTATTGCTCGAAGGCCGCAAGGCTTGGTGTTCCGGCGCAGCGGTAGTCAGCCATGGCTTGCTGACGGCCTGGGACGAAGAGGGTCGCCAGCAACTGGTGGCCGTGGACATGCACAGCCCTGGCGTTACCGTCACCCAAGAGGGGTGGCATGCCGTGGGCATGGCGGCCACCGCCAGTGTCGAGGTGCAATTCAAGGGGGTCATCGGGGTTGCCGTTGGTGGCCCGGGAGATTACCTCTCACGTCCGGGCTTCTGGCAAGGCGGAATCGGTATTGCAGCGTGCTGGTATGGCGCCGCGCAACGCCTGGGCGAGGCCCTGCGTGAGCACTGCGCACGGCGTACTGAGCCACACGCGCTAGCCCATCTTGGCGCTGTTGACAGCACCCTGCATGGCGCCGGCTGTGTCTTGCGTGACAGTGCCTTACAGATCGACCAGCAGCCCAAAGCCGATGCACGATTGCTGGCCCAACAAACTCGAGCCTGTATTGAAGAAGCTGTGGATCAGGTCATCCATCATGTCGGCCGCGCCTTGGGGGCAGGTCCTTACTGCAAGGATCCGCACTTCGCCCAGTTGATGGCTGACCTGCCGGTATACCTGCGCCAAAGTCACGCCGAACGCGACCTGGCCGCCCTTGGCCAACTCGTCGCAGACCAACCTGCAGGGAGGTGGCAGTTATGA
- a CDS encoding PIG-L deacetylase family protein, whose protein sequence is MKTNPIVGQGTPLHLWQSSAHLTQLPYIDIAELVPEGSRAVIIAPHPDDEVLGCGGLLQGLAALGRPLQLISVTDGSASHPGSRRWPAQRLSVVRPQESAQALHRLGLPLHSLKWLRAGFSDSHVAAQEDELRQFIQRHLKPTDVVLTTWREDGHCDHEAVGRASANAARAVGATLLELPVWTWHWATPEDSQIPWHRARKIPLTTDVVARKRHAIHAFASQLEGDPQIGLPPVLAPYVLERLLQPFEVVFV, encoded by the coding sequence ATGAAAACCAACCCTATTGTCGGCCAGGGCACGCCGTTGCACTTATGGCAAAGCTCAGCGCACCTGACGCAATTACCCTATATCGACATTGCCGAACTGGTGCCTGAAGGCAGTCGGGCCGTGATCATTGCACCACATCCTGACGATGAAGTGCTTGGCTGTGGCGGTCTGTTACAGGGCCTGGCGGCACTCGGGCGGCCGTTGCAGCTGATTTCCGTGACTGACGGCAGTGCCAGCCACCCTGGTTCTCGTCGTTGGCCGGCGCAGCGTTTGAGCGTGGTCCGCCCCCAGGAGTCGGCCCAGGCCCTGCATCGTCTGGGCCTGCCGCTGCATAGCCTGAAATGGTTGCGCGCCGGATTCAGCGACAGTCACGTGGCCGCCCAGGAAGATGAATTGCGTCAGTTTATCCAGCGCCACCTCAAGCCCACCGATGTGGTCCTCACCACCTGGCGCGAAGACGGTCACTGTGATCATGAGGCGGTCGGTCGTGCCAGTGCCAACGCCGCCCGGGCAGTCGGTGCGACATTGCTTGAACTGCCCGTATGGACCTGGCATTGGGCAACCCCCGAGGACAGCCAGATTCCCTGGCACCGCGCGCGTAAAATCCCCCTCACTACCGACGTCGTGGCACGTAAGCGGCACGCCATTCATGCCTTCGCCAGCCAATTGGAGGGCGACCCACAGATCGGCCTGCCACCGGTACTGGCCCCGTATGTGCTGGAACGCCTGCTGCAACCCTTTGAGGTAGTGTTCGTATGA
- a CDS encoding SAM-dependent methyltransferase codes for MSVTTPYFDQLFAKNDDPWEFRQRWYERRKRALTLAVLTRPHYTSIFEPGCANGELSAELAPRCDRLLCCDTSMAAVILARKRLTEFSHAEVQQSRLPQQWPTQAFELIVLSELCYYLDRDDLCSLIDCALASLTPKGQILACHWRPVIEGCPQTAEQVHELLQVRLDMPRLIHHHDSDLLLDLWCREGASVAELEGLR; via the coding sequence ATGAGTGTCACCACACCCTACTTCGACCAACTGTTTGCCAAAAACGATGATCCCTGGGAATTTCGCCAGCGCTGGTACGAACGCCGTAAACGGGCGCTGACCCTCGCTGTGCTGACACGGCCACACTACACCTCGATTTTTGAACCGGGCTGCGCCAATGGAGAGTTAAGCGCCGAACTGGCGCCGCGCTGTGACCGCCTGTTGTGCTGCGACACCTCGATGGCTGCGGTGATTCTGGCGCGTAAGCGCCTGACGGAGTTTTCCCATGCCGAGGTGCAACAAAGCCGCTTGCCGCAACAATGGCCCACACAAGCGTTCGAGCTGATCGTGCTCAGTGAGCTTTGTTATTACCTGGATCGTGATGACCTGTGCAGCCTGATCGATTGCGCCCTCGCCTCCTTGACCCCCAAGGGGCAAATCCTTGCCTGCCACTGGCGCCCAGTCATCGAGGGCTGCCCGCAGACGGCCGAACAGGTGCATGAACTTCTACAGGTACGGCTGGACATGCCACGCCTGATCCATCACCACGACAGTGATTTGC